The proteins below come from a single Kitasatospora sp. NBC_00315 genomic window:
- a CDS encoding tyrosine-protein phosphatase: protein MTTTRIRLTAALTLTGALVLGSPALAFADGPLGTAPTASAKQHAPAIPFTAANVVQQADGGFTLTWTAPGARGVTVYAGTDQEDIRHRKPVARGAGSATVTVSGLAAADRWFFELVPDRGESLIVADRSLHLASAPNFRDAGGYRTADGRWVRMGVVYRSGDLSRLTDQDLAKLRRLGLTEVFDLRTPGEQKAAPDRVPAGATTVDANVLGAADTGAFDVTGPEAAVRAMTDAERTMVSADSARAAYRSVLVALVERNDEGVLYHCTAGKDRTGWASAALLTALGVPRDTVEADYLASNTYRAAENAATLAQLPPAYQAVYKPLLEVRPEYLEAGFDEVRQKFGSFDAYLKSGLGLDQRDQRDLRSRLLVG from the coding sequence CTGGCCTTCGCCGACGGCCCCCTCGGGACCGCCCCCACCGCCTCGGCGAAGCAGCACGCTCCGGCCATCCCCTTCACCGCGGCGAACGTGGTGCAGCAGGCGGACGGCGGCTTCACCCTGACCTGGACCGCTCCCGGTGCCCGCGGCGTGACCGTCTACGCCGGCACCGACCAGGAGGACATCCGCCACCGCAAGCCCGTCGCCCGCGGCGCCGGCTCCGCCACCGTGACGGTCAGCGGGCTGGCCGCCGCCGACCGCTGGTTCTTCGAGCTCGTCCCGGACCGTGGCGAGTCGCTGATCGTCGCCGACCGCTCGCTGCACCTGGCCTCCGCGCCCAACTTCCGCGACGCCGGGGGCTACCGCACCGCCGACGGCCGCTGGGTCAGGATGGGCGTCGTCTACCGCTCCGGCGACCTCAGCAGGCTGACCGACCAGGATCTCGCCAAGCTCCGCCGGCTCGGCCTCACGGAGGTCTTCGACCTCCGTACCCCCGGCGAGCAGAAGGCCGCGCCCGACCGCGTCCCGGCCGGCGCCACCACCGTCGACGCCAACGTCCTCGGCGCCGCCGACACCGGGGCGTTCGACGTCACCGGTCCGGAGGCCGCGGTCCGGGCGATGACCGACGCCGAGCGCACGATGGTCTCCGCCGACAGCGCCCGGGCGGCCTACCGATCGGTGCTGGTCGCGCTGGTCGAGCGGAACGACGAGGGCGTGCTCTACCACTGCACCGCCGGCAAGGACCGGACCGGCTGGGCCTCCGCCGCCCTGCTCACCGCCCTCGGCGTGCCGCGCGACACCGTGGAGGCCGACTACCTGGCCAGCAACACCTACCGGGCCGCCGAGAACGCCGCCACCCTGGCCCAGCTGCCGCCGGCCTACCAGGCCGTCTACAAGCCGCTGCTGGAGGTGCGCCCCGAGTACCTGGAGGCGGGCTTCGACGAGGTCCGGCAGAAGTTCGGCTCCTTCGACGCCTATCTGAAGTCCGGCCTGGGCCTGGACCAGCGGGACCAGCGCGATCTGCGCAGCCGGCTGCTGGTCGGCTGA
- a CDS encoding amidase domain-containing protein — MVEYAALKAADPAKLQRAAEGWLELSKEAWQAVDDIHRNGVGPLKDDWQDAVGEAAGRKLDEQAKILEAGADIMRGVAMVLDGWHSSVEYAQRALAHAVDLAVGYQLEVDGSGTVCTTGEVTGEKITHMNEVADLIKEALREATQADDRAAAELRKLGAATCETDPGRALDELQGEASQVELDMLSGDIPDGKDPRLVADWWDSLSDAQRKQLELSDPVRLAGLPGIPDSVKEDLRGGPDRKFDRVAMVQWTLEHWNDGSGDFDGENNCTNFASEALLQSGVRMKGDWTFEGDAWNKGNDPGWMGLGLVGQQHSHAWGGAENLRDFMVGNGGRELPASEVKPGDLVFFEEDTDQNDGLEKGNIHHTAVVTAVTPDGDIRYTQHSDPRKNVSLDGRSGHEASAEGQQKMHFVRVQPNWY, encoded by the coding sequence ATGGTCGAGTACGCCGCCCTGAAGGCCGCCGACCCGGCGAAGCTGCAGCGCGCCGCCGAGGGCTGGCTGGAGCTGTCCAAGGAGGCCTGGCAGGCCGTCGACGACATCCACCGCAACGGGGTGGGTCCGCTCAAGGACGACTGGCAGGACGCGGTCGGCGAGGCCGCGGGCAGGAAGCTGGACGAGCAGGCGAAGATCCTGGAGGCCGGCGCCGACATCATGCGCGGTGTCGCGATGGTGCTCGACGGCTGGCACTCCTCGGTCGAGTACGCGCAGCGGGCCCTGGCCCACGCCGTCGACCTGGCCGTCGGCTACCAGCTGGAGGTGGACGGATCCGGCACGGTCTGCACCACCGGCGAGGTGACCGGCGAGAAGATCACCCACATGAACGAGGTCGCGGACCTGATCAAGGAGGCGCTGCGGGAGGCCACCCAGGCGGACGACCGGGCGGCGGCCGAGCTGCGCAAGCTCGGTGCGGCCACCTGCGAGACCGATCCGGGCCGGGCCCTGGACGAACTGCAGGGCGAGGCCTCCCAGGTCGAGCTGGACATGCTCTCCGGCGACATCCCGGACGGCAAGGATCCGCGACTGGTCGCCGACTGGTGGGACTCGCTCTCGGACGCCCAGCGCAAGCAGCTCGAACTCTCGGACCCGGTCCGGCTCGCCGGCCTGCCCGGCATCCCGGACAGCGTCAAGGAGGACCTGCGGGGCGGTCCTGACCGCAAGTTCGACCGGGTGGCGATGGTGCAGTGGACGCTGGAGCACTGGAACGACGGCTCCGGGGACTTCGACGGCGAGAACAACTGCACCAACTTCGCCTCGGAGGCCCTGCTGCAGTCCGGCGTCCGGATGAAGGGCGACTGGACCTTCGAGGGCGATGCCTGGAACAAGGGCAACGATCCGGGCTGGATGGGCCTGGGGCTGGTCGGGCAGCAGCACAGCCACGCGTGGGGAGGCGCCGAGAACCTCCGCGACTTCATGGTCGGCAACGGTGGGCGGGAGCTCCCCGCCTCCGAGGTGAAGCCCGGTGACCTGGTCTTCTTCGAGGAGGACACCGACCAGAACGACGGGCTGGAGAAGGGCAACATCCACCACACGGCGGTCGTCACGGCGGTGACGCCGGACGGCGACATCCGCTACACGCAGCACTCCGACCCCCGGAAGAACGTCAGCCTGGACGGCCGGTCCGGGCACGAGGCCTCGGCCGAGGGGCAGCAGAAGATGCACTTCGTCCGGGTCCAGCCGAACTGGTACTGA
- a CDS encoding bifunctional FO biosynthesis protein CofGH, which translates to MDVTDASPATSAPAPTANAMRRALRRARDGVALDAGEAAVLLQARGADLRALCESAARVRDAGLAQAGRPGVVTYSKKVFIPLTRLCRDKCHYCTFVTVPGKLRRAGHGMYLSPDEVLEIARQGAALGCKEALFTLGDRPEERWPEAREWLDAHGYDDTLAYVRAMAIRVLEETGLLPHLNPGVLTWTDFQRLKPVAPSMGMMLETTATRLWSEPGGPHFGSPDKEPAVRLRVLEDAGRSAVPFTTGVLIGIGETYEERADALFAIRRTARRYHAIQEVIVQNFRAKPDTAMRAMPDAELEELAAAIAVTRLVLGPSARVQAPPNLVGGEFALIIGAGIDDWGGVSPLTPDHVNPERPWPHIDDLAARTAEAGFELRERLTVHPEYLLRGEPWLDPRILPHVNALADPATGLARADARPVGLPWQEPEDLPASYGRTDLHRTIDTDGRTGDRRADFEDVYGDWEALREQVAGAAPERLTGDVREALAVAADDPTRLTDDQALALFHADGPALDALCRIADDVRRDAVGDTVTYCVTRNINFTNVCYTGCRFCAFAQRRTDADAYTLSLDQVADRAAQAWDVGATEVCMQGGIHPDLPGTAYFDIARAVKARVPGMHVHAFSPMEVVNGATRTGLSIRDWLQQAKEAGLDTIPGTAAEILDDDVRWVLTKGKLPAATWVEVVGTAHELGIRSSSTMMYGHVDTPAHWLGHLRLLAEIQQRTGGFTEFVTLPFIHTNAPVYLAGISRPGPTARDNRAVVAMARLLLHTHIPNIQTSWVKLGAEGAAEMLRSGANDLGGTLMEETISRMAGSAYGSYKSVRDLEAIAEAAGRPHRQRTTTYGEVPAERRAAALASDGHLPELLPVLD; encoded by the coding sequence ATGGACGTAACGGACGCCTCCCCGGCCACTTCCGCTCCCGCCCCCACCGCGAACGCCATGAGGCGGGCCCTGCGCCGCGCCCGTGACGGCGTGGCGCTCGACGCGGGCGAGGCGGCGGTGCTGCTCCAGGCCCGGGGGGCCGATCTGCGGGCGCTGTGCGAGAGCGCCGCGCGGGTGCGCGACGCCGGGCTGGCGCAGGCCGGGCGGCCCGGGGTCGTCACGTACTCGAAGAAGGTCTTCATCCCGCTCACCCGGCTGTGCCGGGACAAGTGCCACTACTGCACCTTCGTGACCGTCCCGGGGAAGCTCAGGCGGGCCGGCCACGGCATGTACCTCTCACCGGACGAGGTCCTGGAGATCGCCCGTCAGGGGGCCGCGCTGGGCTGCAAGGAGGCCCTCTTCACACTCGGCGACCGGCCGGAGGAGCGGTGGCCCGAGGCCCGCGAGTGGCTGGACGCGCACGGCTACGACGACACCCTCGCCTACGTCCGGGCGATGGCGATCCGGGTGCTGGAGGAGACCGGCCTGCTGCCGCACCTGAACCCCGGCGTGCTGACCTGGACGGACTTCCAGCGGCTGAAGCCGGTCGCCCCGTCCATGGGCATGATGCTGGAGACCACCGCGACCCGCCTCTGGTCCGAGCCCGGCGGCCCGCACTTCGGTTCGCCGGACAAGGAGCCCGCCGTCCGGCTGCGGGTGCTGGAGGACGCCGGGCGCAGCGCCGTGCCGTTCACCACCGGCGTGCTGATCGGGATCGGCGAGACGTACGAGGAGCGGGCCGACGCCCTGTTCGCGATCCGGCGCACCGCCCGGCGCTACCACGCGATCCAGGAGGTGATCGTGCAGAACTTCCGGGCCAAGCCGGACACCGCGATGCGCGCGATGCCCGACGCGGAGCTGGAGGAGCTGGCGGCGGCGATCGCCGTCACCCGCCTGGTGCTCGGACCCTCCGCACGGGTCCAGGCGCCGCCGAACCTGGTCGGCGGCGAGTTCGCGCTGATCATCGGCGCGGGCATCGACGACTGGGGCGGCGTCTCGCCGCTGACGCCGGACCACGTCAACCCCGAGCGCCCCTGGCCGCACATCGACGACCTGGCGGCCCGAACCGCCGAAGCCGGCTTCGAGCTGCGCGAGCGGCTCACCGTCCACCCCGAGTACCTGCTGCGCGGCGAGCCCTGGCTGGACCCGCGGATCCTGCCGCACGTCAACGCGCTCGCCGACCCGGCCACCGGCCTGGCCCGGGCGGACGCCAGGCCGGTCGGCCTGCCCTGGCAGGAGCCGGAGGACCTGCCCGCCTCCTACGGGCGCACCGACCTGCACCGCACCATCGACACCGACGGGCGCACCGGTGACCGCCGGGCCGACTTCGAGGACGTCTACGGGGACTGGGAGGCGCTGCGCGAGCAGGTCGCCGGCGCCGCGCCCGAGCGGCTGACCGGTGACGTCCGCGAGGCGCTGGCGGTGGCCGCGGACGACCCGACCCGGCTGACCGACGATCAGGCACTGGCCCTGTTCCACGCCGACGGTCCGGCCCTGGACGCGCTCTGCCGGATCGCCGACGACGTCCGCCGGGACGCGGTCGGCGACACCGTCACCTACTGCGTCACCCGGAACATCAACTTCACCAACGTCTGCTACACCGGCTGCCGGTTCTGCGCCTTCGCCCAGCGCCGCACCGACGCCGACGCCTACACCCTCTCGCTGGACCAGGTCGCCGACCGCGCCGCCCAGGCCTGGGACGTCGGCGCCACCGAGGTCTGCATGCAGGGCGGCATCCACCCCGACCTGCCCGGCACCGCGTACTTCGACATCGCCCGCGCGGTGAAGGCCCGGGTGCCCGGCATGCACGTGCACGCCTTCTCGCCGATGGAGGTGGTCAACGGCGCGACCCGCACCGGACTTTCCATCAGGGACTGGCTCCAGCAGGCCAAGGAGGCCGGTCTGGACACCATCCCCGGTACCGCCGCCGAGATCCTGGACGACGACGTCCGCTGGGTGCTGACCAAGGGCAAGCTGCCCGCGGCCACCTGGGTCGAGGTCGTCGGCACCGCGCACGAGCTGGGCATCCGCTCCTCGTCCACGATGATGTACGGCCACGTGGACACGCCCGCGCACTGGCTGGGCCACCTGCGGCTGCTCGCGGAGATCCAGCAGCGGACCGGCGGGTTCACCGAGTTCGTCACCCTCCCCTTCATCCACACCAACGCACCGGTCTACCTGGCCGGCATCTCCCGGCCCGGGCCGACCGCCCGCGACAACCGGGCGGTGGTCGCGATGGCCAGGCTGCTGCTGCACACCCACATCCCCAACATCCAGACCAGCTGGGTGAAGCTGGGGGCCGAGGGCGCCGCCGAGATGCTCCGCTCGGGCGCCAACGACCTGGGCGGCACGCTGATGGAGGAGACCATCTCGCGGATGGCCGGCTCGGCGTACGGCAGCTACAAGTCCGTGCGCGACCTGGAGGCCATCGCCGAGGCGGCCGGCCGGCCGCACCGCCAGCGCACCACCACCTACGGCGAGGTGCCGGCCGAGCGCCGGGCCGCCGCCCTCGCCTCGGACGGGCACCTGCCGGAGCTGCTCCCGGTCCTGGACTGA
- a CDS encoding outer membrane lipoprotein carrier protein LolA, translating to MTDDTTTAGQVAAPYRPGRRTAVRVLVPVTVAGVVAAGIGLVPALADGGAPGLPPLTAQQVVAKALGSESRTLTGTVQVSADLGVPAQLLGSAAGLGGGSGLGGGAGAGQQGSPAAPQTELPALLGGEHTLRVAVDGPDRQRVGLIKDLAEYELVRNGSQAWAWDSARNEAVHLALPQGAAAGEAAGAPLTGVPSTPQEAAKRFLDLSADSTSVTVDGTETVAGRKAYRLSVRPTGAGSTIGEVRIAVDADNGVPLAVVVKAADGGATVFDVHFKDVSFAAPAAGTFDFSAPKGAKVTEQKAGGGAPGQAAGKAAKAPGAAGDGLNVLGEGWTSVLGTTLPTGGASAPAGAGGTHGEQFGGRSAQQLAKALGKPVKGGTLIGTKVLNVLITDDGRVFAGAVTLPVLQSAAGVK from the coding sequence ATGACGGACGACACGACGACGGCGGGGCAGGTCGCAGCGCCGTACCGGCCTGGGCGGCGCACGGCGGTGCGGGTGCTGGTGCCGGTGACGGTGGCCGGGGTGGTGGCCGCAGGCATCGGTCTGGTGCCCGCGCTGGCCGACGGCGGGGCACCGGGCCTGCCGCCCCTGACGGCCCAGCAGGTGGTGGCGAAGGCGCTCGGCTCCGAGTCCCGGACGCTCACCGGCACCGTGCAGGTCTCCGCCGACCTGGGGGTGCCCGCGCAGCTGCTCGGCTCCGCCGCGGGTCTCGGCGGCGGCTCGGGTCTCGGCGGCGGAGCGGGGGCCGGGCAGCAGGGCTCCCCGGCCGCGCCGCAGACCGAGCTGCCGGCTCTGCTGGGCGGCGAGCACACCCTGCGGGTCGCGGTGGACGGCCCCGACCGACAGCGGGTCGGGCTGATCAAGGACCTCGCCGAGTACGAGCTGGTCCGCAACGGGAGCCAGGCCTGGGCCTGGGACAGTGCCCGCAACGAGGCCGTGCACCTGGCGCTGCCCCAGGGCGCCGCTGCCGGCGAGGCCGCCGGGGCCCCGCTGACGGGCGTGCCCAGCACCCCGCAGGAGGCGGCGAAGCGGTTCCTCGACCTGAGTGCGGACAGCACCTCCGTAACGGTGGATGGTACGGAGACGGTGGCCGGCCGGAAGGCGTACCGGCTGAGCGTGCGGCCGACCGGCGCGGGCTCGACGATCGGTGAGGTGCGGATCGCGGTGGACGCCGACAACGGCGTGCCGCTGGCGGTGGTGGTGAAGGCCGCCGACGGGGGCGCCACCGTGTTCGACGTCCACTTCAAGGACGTCTCCTTCGCCGCGCCGGCGGCCGGGACCTTCGACTTCAGCGCTCCCAAGGGCGCGAAGGTGACGGAGCAGAAGGCCGGTGGCGGGGCTCCCGGCCAGGCCGCCGGTAAGGCCGCGAAGGCTCCCGGCGCCGCCGGGGACGGCCTGAACGTGCTCGGTGAGGGCTGGACGAGCGTGCTCGGCACCACGCTGCCCACCGGCGGGGCGTCCGCTCCGGCCGGGGCCGGGGGCACGCACGGCGAGCAGTTCGGCGGCCGGAGCGCGCAGCAGCTGGCCAAGGCGCTCGGCAAGCCCGTCAAGGGCGGCACCCTGATCGGCACCAAGGTGCTCAACGTGCTGATCACGGATGACGGCCGGGTGTTCGCCGGCGCGGTGACGCTGCCGGTGCTGCAGAGTGCGGCCGGGGTGAAGTAG
- a CDS encoding ABC transporter ATP-binding protein: protein MTQAPTAEPAGGRAADARPAPVAVPAPALPAGDAVISTSGLTKRFRGGQLAVDGLDLTVPRGSVFGFLGPNGSGKTTTIRMLMGLIAPSAGSATVLGEAMPQSVGTVLPRVGALIEGPALYGFLSGRDNLVRYDCADPTADPRTRGRRVGEALDRVGLTAAAGKKARAYSLGMKQRLGLAAALLQPRELLVLDEPTNGLDPQGMREIRTLVRDVAAEGTTVFLSSHLLDEIEQVCTHAAVMSRGRLVVQGTVPELAARAQGRLVVRTLDVAPAAGILSAHGLSGVRTGEDRVEAEAGRTDEEALPELCAALVAAGVRVVGFGVERGTLEDAFVALTGEGFDVAG, encoded by the coding sequence ATGACACAGGCTCCCACCGCGGAGCCGGCCGGGGGCCGGGCCGCGGACGCGCGCCCGGCCCCGGTGGCCGTCCCCGCGCCGGCACTCCCCGCCGGCGATGCCGTCATCAGTACCAGCGGCCTGACCAAGCGCTTCCGGGGCGGCCAGCTCGCGGTGGACGGCCTGGATCTGACGGTGCCCCGGGGCAGCGTCTTCGGCTTCCTCGGCCCGAACGGCTCCGGCAAGACCACCACGATCCGGATGCTGATGGGCCTGATCGCGCCGTCCGCCGGGAGCGCGACGGTGCTCGGCGAGGCCATGCCGCAGTCGGTGGGCACGGTGCTGCCCCGGGTGGGCGCCCTGATCGAGGGGCCCGCCCTCTACGGATTCCTCTCCGGGCGCGACAACCTGGTCCGCTACGACTGCGCCGACCCGACCGCCGATCCGCGCACCCGCGGCCGGCGGGTCGGCGAGGCGCTGGACCGGGTCGGTCTGACGGCGGCGGCCGGCAAGAAGGCCAGGGCGTACTCGCTGGGGATGAAGCAGCGGCTCGGCCTGGCGGCCGCCCTGCTCCAGCCGCGTGAGCTGCTGGTGCTGGACGAGCCGACCAACGGTCTCGATCCGCAGGGCATGCGGGAGATCCGCACCCTGGTCAGGGACGTGGCGGCGGAGGGCACCACGGTCTTCCTCTCCTCGCACCTGCTGGACGAGATCGAGCAGGTCTGCACGCACGCCGCCGTGATGTCGCGCGGACGCCTGGTGGTCCAGGGCACCGTGCCGGAGCTGGCGGCCCGGGCCCAGGGCCGGCTGGTGGTCCGGACCTTGGACGTCGCTCCGGCGGCCGGGATCCTCTCGGCCCACGGGCTGAGCGGCGTCCGCACCGGCGAGGACCGGGTGGAGGCCGAGGCGGGCCGTACCGACGAGGAGGCCCTCCCGGAGCTGTGCGCGGCGCTGGTCGCCGCCGGGGTGCGGGTGGTCGGCTTCGGAGTCGAGCGGGGCACGTTGGAGGACGCCTTCGTGGCGCTGACCGGGGAGGGCTTCGATGTCGCGGGCTGA
- a CDS encoding ABC transporter permease, with the protein MSRAETDEVAPAAAGPAAGAVAAVAAAPAGVAPMAAEGRRPQTAAGFLALFRSEVALTFRRVRTMALLGILAVLPVLIGVVVRIQTGDAHGGEGPAFLAQVSQNGLFLVFTSLAVALPVFLPMTVGVVAGDSIAGEASTGTLRYLLVAPAGRTRLLAAKFAAGLVFCAAATATVALAALATGAALFPLGEVTLISGDSIGLGAALLRAVLVAGVVAASLAGLVAIGLFVSTLTGSGIAAMASTVGLVITVQILDSFPQLHAIQPYLFSHHWLSFADLLRQPMYWDGVLRNLGVQAVYVAIFGSAAWARFTSRDVTA; encoded by the coding sequence ATGTCGCGGGCTGAGACCGACGAGGTGGCGCCGGCCGCCGCAGGACCGGCCGCCGGGGCGGTGGCCGCGGTGGCGGCCGCCCCCGCGGGGGTGGCCCCGATGGCGGCGGAGGGCCGCCGGCCGCAGACGGCGGCGGGCTTCCTGGCGCTGTTCCGGAGCGAGGTGGCGCTGACCTTCCGACGGGTCAGGACGATGGCCCTGCTGGGCATCCTGGCGGTGCTGCCGGTGCTGATCGGCGTGGTGGTCAGGATCCAGACCGGCGACGCGCACGGCGGGGAGGGGCCGGCCTTCCTCGCCCAGGTCAGCCAGAACGGCCTGTTCCTGGTCTTCACCTCGCTGGCCGTCGCGCTTCCGGTGTTCCTGCCGATGACGGTCGGTGTGGTCGCGGGCGACTCGATCGCGGGCGAGGCGAGTACCGGCACCCTGCGCTACCTGCTGGTCGCCCCGGCCGGCCGGACCCGGCTGCTGGCGGCCAAGTTCGCGGCCGGGCTGGTGTTCTGCGCGGCGGCGACCGCGACGGTCGCGCTGGCCGCGCTGGCGACGGGCGCGGCGCTCTTCCCGCTCGGCGAGGTGACGCTGATCTCGGGCGACTCCATCGGCCTGGGCGCGGCGCTGCTGCGGGCCGTCCTGGTGGCGGGCGTGGTGGCGGCCTCGCTGGCCGGGCTGGTCGCGATCGGGCTGTTCGTCTCGACGCTGACGGGCAGCGGGATCGCCGCGATGGCGAGCACCGTCGGGTTGGTGATCACCGTGCAGATCCTGGACAGCTTCCCGCAGCTGCACGCGATCCAGCCGTACCTCTTCAGCCACCACTGGCTGAGCTTCGCCGACCTGCTGCGGCAGCCGATGTACTGGGACGGTGTGCTGCGCAACCTCGGTGTGCAGGCGGTCTACGTCGCGATCTTCGGCTCCGCCGCGTGGGCCCGCTTCACCAGCAGGGACGTCACGGCCTGA
- the rarD gene encoding EamA family transporter RarD, whose translation MPETSPQEAARGLWFGVASYGIWGLFPLFWPLLEPSRADDILVNRMVWSLVAVLVLLLVQRHWSWVRPLLRQPRRLAMSAGAAAVVSVNWGVYIWGVNSGHVVETSLGYFINPLVTIAFGVLLLHERLRPAQWAAVGVGALAVAVLTIAYGQPPWIALTLAFSFAIYGLLKKKVGLSGLESLATESAFLFPFALGYLIYLAVSGQGTLGHTVPGSYGWGHSGLLVLSGVVTAVPLLFFGAAAVRVPLTVLGLLQYLAPVFQFLIGVAVMHETMEPARWGGFALVWVALALLTWDALRRLRADRAAALAAAEGPADRPVTAPAATR comes from the coding sequence ATGCCGGAGACATCCCCACAGGAGGCCGCCCGTGGCCTCTGGTTCGGCGTCGCCTCGTACGGGATCTGGGGGCTCTTCCCGCTGTTCTGGCCACTGCTGGAACCCAGCCGGGCCGACGACATCCTGGTCAACCGGATGGTCTGGTCACTGGTCGCCGTCCTGGTGCTGCTGCTGGTGCAGCGCCACTGGAGCTGGGTCAGGCCGCTGCTGCGCCAGCCCCGGCGGCTGGCGATGTCGGCCGGCGCGGCGGCCGTCGTCTCGGTCAACTGGGGCGTCTACATCTGGGGTGTCAACAGCGGGCACGTCGTCGAGACCAGCCTCGGGTACTTCATCAACCCGCTGGTCACCATCGCGTTCGGCGTCCTGCTGCTGCACGAGCGGCTGCGGCCGGCCCAGTGGGCCGCGGTCGGCGTCGGCGCCCTCGCGGTGGCGGTCCTCACCATCGCCTACGGGCAGCCGCCGTGGATCGCGCTGACCCTGGCGTTCTCCTTCGCGATCTACGGCCTGCTGAAGAAGAAGGTCGGGTTGAGCGGGCTGGAGAGCCTCGCGACGGAGAGCGCCTTCCTGTTCCCCTTCGCCCTCGGCTACCTGATCTACCTCGCGGTCAGCGGGCAGGGCACGCTCGGCCACACCGTCCCCGGCTCGTACGGGTGGGGGCACTCCGGGCTGCTGGTGCTGAGCGGCGTGGTCACCGCCGTCCCGCTGCTCTTCTTCGGCGCCGCGGCGGTGCGGGTCCCGCTGACCGTGCTCGGTCTGCTCCAGTACCTGGCCCCGGTGTTCCAGTTCCTGATCGGCGTCGCCGTGATGCACGAGACCATGGAGCCCGCCCGCTGGGGCGGTTTCGCGCTGGTCTGGGTCGCCCTGGCGCTGCTGACCTGGGACGCGCTGCGGCGGCTGCGGGCGGACCGCGCGGCGGCCCTCGCCGCGGCCGAAGGGCCCGCCGACCGGCCCGTCACGGCCCCGGCCGCCACCCGCTGA
- a CDS encoding 2-oxoacid:ferredoxin oxidoreductase subunit beta — MTENFRSLELVPKADGPQSARDFKTDQEVRWCPGCGDYAILAAVQAFMPELGIRRENTVFVSGIGCSSRFPYYMNTYGMHSIHGRAPAIATGLATSRQDLSVWVVTGDGDALSIGGNHLIHALRRNVNLKILLFNNRIYGLTKGQYSPTSELGKITKSTPMGSLDAPFNPLSLAIGAEATFVARTIDSDRKHLQSVLRAAAEHEGTALVEIYQNCNIFNDGAFEVLKEPGTRDEALIRLEHGQPVRFGADGGQGVFRDAGSGELYAAAVTPANEGGVLVHDAHAAGPATAFALSRIADADTLHHTPIGVLRSVRRPVYDTLMAEQLAAATARRGPGELAALLAGSDTWTVG, encoded by the coding sequence TGAGAACTTCCGCTCCCTGGAGCTGGTCCCGAAGGCCGACGGCCCGCAGAGCGCCCGGGACTTCAAGACCGACCAGGAGGTCCGCTGGTGCCCGGGCTGCGGGGACTACGCGATCCTCGCCGCCGTGCAGGCGTTCATGCCGGAGCTCGGCATCCGCCGGGAGAACACCGTGTTCGTGTCCGGGATCGGCTGCTCCTCCCGGTTCCCGTACTACATGAACACCTACGGGATGCACTCCATCCACGGTCGCGCCCCGGCGATCGCGACCGGTCTGGCGACCTCCCGGCAGGATCTGAGCGTCTGGGTGGTGACGGGGGACGGCGACGCGCTGTCGATCGGCGGCAACCACCTCATCCACGCGCTGCGGCGCAACGTCAACCTGAAGATCCTGCTGTTCAACAACCGGATCTACGGCCTGACGAAGGGCCAGTACTCGCCGACCAGCGAGCTCGGGAAGATCACCAAGTCCACGCCGATGGGCTCGCTCGACGCACCGTTCAACCCGCTCTCGCTGGCGATCGGCGCGGAGGCCACCTTCGTCGCCCGCACCATCGACTCGGACCGCAAGCACCTGCAGTCGGTGCTCCGCGCGGCGGCCGAGCACGAGGGCACGGCGCTGGTGGAGATCTACCAGAACTGCAACATCTTCAACGACGGCGCGTTCGAGGTGCTCAAGGAGCCGGGCACCAGGGACGAGGCGCTGATCCGGCTGGAGCACGGGCAGCCGGTCCGCTTCGGCGCGGACGGCGGCCAGGGCGTGTTCCGTGACGCCGGCAGCGGTGAGCTGTACGCGGCCGCCGTGACGCCGGCCAACGAGGGCGGGGTGCTGGTCCACGACGCGCACGCGGCCGGCCCCGCCACCGCCTTCGCGCTGTCCCGGATCGCCGACGCCGACACGCTGCACCACACCCCGATCGGGGTCCTGCGCAGCGTCCGGCGTCCGGTCTACGACACGCTGATGGCGGAGCAGCTTGCCGCCGCCACCGCCCGGCGCGGCCCCGGCGAGCTCGCCGCCCTGCTGGCCGGCAGCGACACCTGGACGGTCGGCTGA